One Nocardia sp. NBC_01327 genomic window carries:
- a CDS encoding cytochrome P450, which yields MTDTGLPVDRLPHAPGRLPILGDLASVDRHRPTQHELELSRSLGQIFGRKILASRVIVVAGAALATQACDERYWARCLAGPGEVLREIVPTGLFTAKSRDPLWGKAHRILTPGFTQGAMRTYHEAMATVADDLEAEWDKAAGGRIDVHASMTAATLEVIARAGFGTRFGLLGAAPAQAEQAQWFVEALARILRWASDQTNDLPIVGAIRTRWQAPRVNRDIGAARKYVQNLITERRASGRTDTDDLLGLMLTSLDPETGEGLPDNNIADQVLTFLVAGHETTAALLEAALHYLAADPALQQRLRAGIESRGGFGYDEVAGMRDIRNVLSETLRLHPPVPGLFRVAREDRILGGYRIPQGQAVFVLSLAAHRDRQVWGEDADIFDADRFTATRRRAHPDAWWRPFGAGPRACIGMAFALHEATLLLARILHSYDLALPVGAQAHPVGAQARDAGSGLRLYERGSLRPEPYELIATHR from the coding sequence ATGACCGATACTGGGCTCCCTGTGGATCGGCTGCCGCATGCCCCGGGCCGGCTACCGATCCTGGGCGATCTCGCCTCGGTTGATCGCCATCGCCCGACCCAGCACGAACTGGAGCTCTCGCGCAGTTTGGGCCAGATCTTCGGGCGCAAGATTCTCGCCTCGCGGGTGATCGTGGTCGCGGGCGCGGCACTGGCGACCCAGGCGTGCGACGAGAGGTACTGGGCGCGATGCCTGGCCGGACCGGGAGAGGTGCTGCGGGAGATCGTGCCCACCGGATTGTTCACCGCCAAGTCGCGGGATCCGTTGTGGGGCAAGGCGCATCGCATTCTCACCCCGGGGTTTACTCAGGGGGCGATGCGCACTTATCACGAGGCTATGGCGACTGTCGCCGATGATCTCGAGGCCGAGTGGGACAAGGCGGCCGGTGGCCGGATCGACGTGCACGCATCTATGACCGCGGCGACCCTCGAGGTGATCGCGCGCGCCGGTTTCGGCACGAGGTTCGGGCTGCTCGGCGCCGCCCCGGCGCAGGCAGAGCAGGCGCAATGGTTCGTCGAGGCCCTGGCCCGGATCCTGCGGTGGGCCAGCGATCAAACCAACGATCTCCCGATCGTGGGTGCGATCCGCACCCGATGGCAGGCCCCACGCGTGAACCGCGATATCGGCGCAGCCCGCAAATACGTGCAGAACCTCATCACCGAACGCCGCGCCAGCGGGCGCACCGACACCGACGATCTACTCGGACTGATGCTCACCAGCCTCGACCCGGAGACCGGGGAAGGGTTGCCCGACAACAACATCGCCGACCAAGTGCTCACATTCCTAGTGGCCGGTCACGAGACCACCGCCGCGCTCCTCGAGGCAGCACTGCACTACCTGGCCGCCGATCCTGCCCTGCAGCAACGCCTCCGCGCCGGCATCGAGTCCAGGGGAGGGTTCGGGTATGACGAGGTCGCGGGCATGCGCGATATCCGCAACGTCCTGAGCGAGACACTGCGACTGCATCCGCCGGTGCCGGGGTTGTTCCGGGTCGCGCGGGAGGACCGCATCCTGGGCGGGTACCGAATTCCCCAGGGGCAAGCGGTGTTTGTGCTATCCCTCGCAGCGCACCGCGACCGGCAGGTCTGGGGTGAGGACGCCGATATCTTCGATGCTGACCGCTTCACAGCAACCAGGCGGCGTGCCCACCCCGACGCCTGGTGGCGTCCCTTCGGGGCCGGTCCTCGCGCCTGCATAGGGATGGCTTTCGCCCTGCACGAGGCCACGTTGCTGCTGGCGAGAATCCTTCACAGCTACGATCTGGCACTCCCTGTCGGTGCTCAGGCACACCCGGTCGGTGCGCAGGCGCGCGATGCTGGTTCGGGTCTGCGACTGTACGAGCGGGGCAGCCTGCGCCCCGAACCCTATGAGCTCATCGCCACCCATCGCTAG
- a CDS encoding GAF domain-containing protein, giving the protein MRKNRPIDATTSTPAPTPAAPAADTPEQDGPRWHWVVIDTMGDTEPSLILDGNVPRNFSRLNRASIARNGTVNRLLPTLVAEVRRTGQTASKYFPSGPDEHMQRLIAVPVLGPSGDVHAVAAWAGPLAEPLPRMPIIGALSWTPSGVVTATPPAQFLFRDPSGDLLSGHTIPQMLSHFDIWDDRSTFLAMFNVTKLGAQAPTDSWCGTATKTYEDGSPHHLFLAARATGTDTGRVVRAVVADITGGINPARPDLTLAAIRHMPIAPGHALALCDLKTGFIHEWLTAPTSPLASWRHHNPEFSVDDRIAVVTACFDLASGRAETASIRAHVRFSPTSPWIELIGHWTLLMAGDRPQALIDITPLSEISTPVVADCPMCQDMAQHIPAP; this is encoded by the coding sequence ATGCGAAAGAACCGACCGATCGACGCCACCACCTCCACACCTGCCCCCACGCCCGCCGCACCCGCGGCCGACACCCCGGAGCAGGACGGACCCCGCTGGCACTGGGTAGTCATCGACACCATGGGTGACACCGAGCCCTCGCTGATCCTCGACGGCAACGTCCCCCGCAACTTCTCCCGCCTCAACCGCGCCAGTATCGCCCGCAACGGCACCGTCAACCGGCTCCTGCCGACCCTCGTCGCAGAAGTGCGCCGCACCGGCCAAACCGCCTCCAAATACTTCCCCTCCGGCCCGGACGAGCACATGCAACGCCTGATCGCCGTACCCGTTCTCGGACCGTCCGGTGACGTCCACGCCGTCGCCGCCTGGGCCGGGCCCCTGGCCGAGCCGCTACCGCGGATGCCGATCATCGGTGCACTGAGCTGGACCCCCTCCGGTGTGGTCACCGCGACCCCGCCCGCGCAGTTCCTGTTCCGCGACCCTTCCGGAGATCTGCTGTCCGGACACACCATCCCGCAAATGCTCAGTCACTTCGATATCTGGGACGACCGCTCGACGTTCCTGGCAATGTTCAATGTGACCAAGCTCGGCGCGCAGGCGCCTACCGACAGTTGGTGCGGCACCGCGACCAAGACCTACGAAGACGGCAGCCCACACCACCTGTTCCTCGCTGCCCGCGCCACCGGTACCGATACCGGCCGGGTCGTGCGCGCCGTCGTCGCCGACATCACCGGCGGCATCAATCCCGCCCGCCCCGACCTCACCCTGGCCGCGATCAGGCACATGCCCATCGCACCCGGCCACGCTCTGGCCCTGTGTGACCTGAAAACGGGGTTCATCCACGAATGGCTCACCGCCCCCACCTCCCCCCTGGCCAGCTGGCGTCACCACAACCCCGAATTCTCCGTCGATGACCGCATCGCCGTGGTCACCGCGTGCTTCGACTTGGCCTCAGGGCGAGCCGAAACCGCCTCCATCCGCGCTCACGTGCGCTTCTCCCCGACCTCGCCATGGATCGAACTCATAGGGCATTGGACCCTACTCATGGCCGGCGACCGCCCCCAAGCCCTCATCGACATCACACCGCTCTCGGAGATTTCCACCCCGGTGGTCGCGGACTGCCCGATGTGCCAGGACATGGCCCAACACATCCCCGCCCCCTGA
- a CDS encoding alpha/beta fold hydrolase — protein MIAHHGAPGSHVEGVAFADEAARAVGVRLIALDRPGMGMSTLSPRKQVADFADTVAAVADHFRVDQFAVLGASGGGPYALGAAARLPDRVSKAVVVSSPAPFDERAATTGAGGVKRAGGLMILRRFPFLARPAAARMAQVVRKRRGLLAMIAQMSPADRERIAGDDWLLEQLAANIQEAFKTGTRGVAVDFQVLFARGWGFDPADITVPVQIWHGEADGNVPIEDGRRLGWMIPDAVFEEVPGEGHLLFVDHAAEILKSLLPS, from the coding sequence GTGATCGCGCACCACGGCGCGCCGGGCTCGCACGTGGAAGGTGTTGCTTTCGCTGATGAGGCCGCGAGAGCGGTGGGGGTGCGACTGATTGCGCTCGATCGGCCCGGGATGGGCATGTCGACGCTGTCACCACGTAAGCAGGTCGCCGATTTCGCTGACACCGTGGCGGCGGTGGCCGACCACTTCCGGGTGGATCAGTTCGCGGTCCTCGGCGCTTCCGGTGGCGGCCCGTACGCCCTCGGTGCCGCGGCGCGGCTGCCCGACCGGGTCAGCAAGGCGGTGGTGGTGAGTTCTCCAGCCCCATTCGATGAGCGGGCGGCCACCACAGGCGCCGGTGGGGTCAAGCGTGCCGGTGGACTGATGATCCTGCGCCGGTTTCCTTTCCTGGCTCGTCCGGCGGCGGCACGGATGGCGCAGGTAGTGCGTAAGCGCCGTGGACTGTTGGCGATGATCGCGCAGATGTCCCCGGCTGACCGGGAGCGTATCGCTGGTGATGACTGGTTGCTGGAGCAGTTGGCCGCGAACATCCAGGAGGCGTTCAAGACCGGTACGCGGGGTGTGGCGGTCGATTTCCAGGTGTTGTTCGCCAGGGGGTGGGGATTCGACCCCGCGGATATCACTGTGCCGGTACAGATTTGGCACGGCGAGGCAGACGGCAACGTACCGATCGAAGATGGTCGCCGATTGGGCTGGATGATCCCGGATGCTGTGTTCGAAGAGGTTCCAGGTGAGGGCCACCTGTTGTTCGTCGATCACGCCGCCGAGATTCTGAAGTCGTTGCTTCCGAGCTGA
- a CDS encoding SGNH/GDSL hydrolase family protein, with amino-acid sequence MKNAWHLRLAAGTVAIAVVGGIGAYAATHTTAETAAAWDAAWSAAPQLPSIGFEPNWAQTGFDNQTVRQVVRVTDGGTAARITLSNLYGNGPLRIDHATIARTAQGAGVESNTLRDLTFQGDTVAKIPAGQALTSDTAGLQLAPLESVTVTLYLAGPTGPATFHSQAYASTYRTGGNHVADPAASSFTEATHSWYYLTDIQVSGPSAHHGGTVVAFGDSITDGFGSTNDANTRYPDRLFQRLTDAGTPRPVLNEGIGGNLILNDSQWFGESAVKRFERDVLSKPDVDSVIVLGGLNDIGFSEIDLPTYKPNPQVSVAQLIAGHRELIAAAHRAGVKITGATLLPMKGAEYYDDTSAAKIRDLNTWMRTSGEYDAVVDFNAAVADPSDSEKLNPAFDSGDHKHPNNAGYQAMADRIDLGKL; translated from the coding sequence ATGAAGAACGCCTGGCATTTACGCCTCGCTGCAGGCACCGTTGCCATTGCCGTCGTCGGTGGGATCGGCGCGTACGCCGCCACCCACACCACCGCCGAGACCGCTGCGGCCTGGGATGCCGCCTGGTCAGCAGCGCCACAGCTGCCCAGCATCGGCTTCGAACCCAACTGGGCCCAAACAGGTTTCGACAATCAGACGGTCCGACAGGTAGTCCGGGTGACCGACGGCGGCACCGCCGCCCGCATCACCCTGTCCAATCTTTACGGCAACGGGCCTCTGCGGATCGACCACGCCACCATCGCCCGCACCGCGCAAGGCGCAGGCGTCGAGTCGAATACCCTGCGGGACTTGACCTTCCAAGGCGACACTGTCGCGAAGATCCCCGCCGGTCAGGCCTTGACCAGCGATACCGCCGGCCTGCAGCTCGCCCCGCTCGAATCGGTCACGGTGACCCTGTACCTGGCAGGCCCGACCGGCCCCGCCACCTTCCACTCCCAGGCCTACGCCAGCACCTACCGCACCGGTGGTAACCACGTCGCCGACCCTGCCGCCAGCTCCTTCACCGAGGCCACCCACTCCTGGTACTACCTGACCGATATCCAGGTGAGCGGCCCGAGCGCACACCACGGCGGCACGGTCGTGGCCTTCGGCGACTCCATCACCGACGGCTTCGGATCCACCAACGACGCCAACACCCGCTACCCGGACCGGCTCTTCCAGCGCCTCACCGATGCGGGCACACCACGCCCGGTGCTCAACGAAGGCATCGGCGGCAACCTGATCCTCAACGACTCGCAGTGGTTCGGTGAAAGCGCCGTGAAGCGTTTCGAACGCGACGTGCTCAGCAAGCCCGACGTCGATAGCGTGATCGTGCTCGGCGGACTCAACGACATCGGCTTCTCCGAGATCGATCTACCCACCTACAAGCCCAACCCGCAGGTCTCGGTGGCACAGTTGATCGCCGGGCACCGTGAACTCATCGCCGCCGCACACCGGGCAGGTGTCAAGATCACCGGCGCCACCCTGCTACCGATGAAGGGCGCCGAGTACTACGACGACACCTCCGCGGCGAAGATCCGCGACCTCAACACGTGGATGCGCACCAGCGGCGAATACGACGCGGTCGTCGACTTCAACGCCGCGGTCGCGGACCCGTCCGACAGCGAAAAGCTCAATCCCGCTTTCGATTCCGGCGACCACAAGCACCCCAACAACGCGGGCTACCAGGCCATGGCCGACCGCATCGACCTCGGGAAACTCTGA
- a CDS encoding helix-turn-helix transcriptional regulator — MTDRIDTHAPRQAGEQRGLLDFDGPNDTAPHRSRAATRAHDEPAAASDGDDAGRSAPSIIRGTVSSHVIRVMLEAAEQVGVAEHEVAMIGGLRRELLDDDRLRVPSIAMVRLWKLMYAAGGPGVGIRAADVAQSGRLHVWDYLIAAAPTLAEGLGDAARFSAAMADPADHFIVVDDDPHLSVVYRSAPHGDIVSAAVNEFTLGVLMHRARAVRGAAADPVRVEFSHRAPRSHGYLADVFGTSNIQFDQEYSSFTMLNVERAQNRQSYDPELRRILHLYAQSIIDTAQPALTWKETLHAAISDVLADSRSDADLEAVARRLAVSPRTLQRRLAERDTSWRRELEAVRYQHATLLLRGTRLPLRSIAERIGYNDHRALVRAVRRWTGQTPDAYRRTHLPDIEV; from the coding sequence ATGACTGATCGCATCGACACTCACGCACCTCGTCAGGCAGGCGAACAGCGCGGTCTGCTCGACTTCGACGGTCCCAATGACACAGCCCCGCACCGTAGCCGCGCCGCCACGCGGGCACATGACGAACCGGCCGCAGCTTCCGATGGTGATGACGCCGGCCGGAGCGCTCCCTCGATAATCAGAGGCACGGTGTCATCGCATGTCATCCGCGTGATGCTCGAGGCAGCTGAACAGGTCGGTGTCGCTGAGCATGAGGTCGCCATGATCGGCGGTCTCCGGCGTGAATTGCTCGACGACGACCGCCTTCGAGTCCCATCGATCGCGATGGTTCGCTTGTGGAAATTGATGTACGCCGCAGGTGGACCGGGGGTAGGAATTCGTGCGGCCGATGTTGCCCAGTCAGGACGATTGCACGTCTGGGACTATCTGATAGCAGCGGCACCCACCCTCGCTGAAGGCCTCGGCGACGCCGCACGATTCTCGGCGGCCATGGCAGATCCGGCCGACCACTTCATCGTTGTCGATGACGACCCTCACCTGTCTGTCGTATATCGAAGCGCACCCCACGGCGACATCGTGAGCGCGGCAGTCAATGAATTCACTCTGGGCGTGCTGATGCATCGGGCGCGCGCGGTCCGGGGTGCCGCGGCCGATCCTGTTCGCGTCGAATTCTCCCATCGCGCGCCGCGCAGTCATGGCTATCTCGCCGATGTATTCGGTACCAGCAACATTCAGTTCGACCAGGAGTACAGCAGTTTCACGATGCTGAATGTCGAACGAGCGCAGAATCGACAATCGTATGACCCGGAGCTGCGGCGAATTCTGCACCTCTACGCCCAGTCGATCATCGACACCGCCCAACCCGCGCTGACCTGGAAGGAAACCCTCCACGCCGCAATCAGCGATGTGCTCGCAGACAGCCGAAGCGACGCGGATCTCGAGGCAGTCGCACGCCGGCTGGCGGTCAGCCCCCGCACACTGCAGCGCCGACTGGCCGAGCGCGACACGTCCTGGCGTCGTGAACTCGAGGCTGTCCGCTACCAGCACGCCACTCTTCTCTTGCGGGGTACGCGGCTCCCACTGCGGTCGATCGCCGAACGAATCGGATACAACGACCACCGCGCCCTCGTGCGTGCCGTCCGACGCTGGACCGGGCAAACCCCGGATGCATACCGGCGAACACACCTGCCGGATATAGAGGTTTGA
- a CDS encoding FAD-dependent monooxygenase, producing the protein MTTQQQFTNKTVLISGASVAGPALAYWLQRYGFTVTVVEEAPALREGGYKVDIRGAAMQVIDRMGLLPEIGRASTAMRGGDWVDESGKTLATLGPDLIGLRGPGDDEVLRGDLARILFDATKTDVQYLFGDSILDLTEEADGVTVRFRHAAPRVFDLVIGADGMHSTVRRSIFGPEEQFAKHTGMAACVISVPNYLNLDHWELVHPTPGQIVQVYSTQQNTAKAQFIFGAPEQLPERGDIAAQQRVVAEAFADAGWETQNLLRLMAQSPDFYFDSVSQIHLERWSSGRAALVGDAAYSPSPLSGQGTSMALVGAYVLAAELNAAHGDHTVAFDAYQTRMSEYVNLNLTLGWTNAKQMVAADKRALKIHITAVRVMRRLPWKGMALRSIMKPLNHASNAIALEQYVPTTQHAA; encoded by the coding sequence ATGACAACACAGCAGCAGTTCACCAATAAGACGGTCCTCATCTCCGGCGCCAGCGTGGCCGGTCCCGCCCTCGCCTACTGGCTGCAGCGTTACGGCTTCACCGTCACGGTCGTCGAGGAAGCCCCGGCCCTGCGGGAAGGCGGCTACAAGGTCGATATTCGCGGCGCCGCCATGCAGGTCATCGACCGCATGGGCCTGCTGCCGGAGATCGGGCGCGCCTCCACCGCCATGCGCGGCGGGGACTGGGTCGACGAGTCGGGCAAGACCCTGGCGACCCTGGGCCCGGACCTGATCGGGCTGCGCGGCCCCGGCGATGACGAGGTGCTGCGCGGGGACCTCGCCCGAATCCTGTTCGACGCCACCAAGACCGACGTGCAGTACCTGTTCGGTGATTCGATCCTCGACCTGACCGAGGAGGCCGACGGTGTCACGGTGCGTTTCCGGCATGCCGCGCCCCGAGTCTTCGACCTGGTGATCGGTGCTGACGGTATGCATTCCACGGTGCGCCGCAGCATCTTCGGTCCCGAGGAGCAGTTCGCCAAGCACACCGGCATGGCCGCCTGCGTGATCTCGGTGCCCAACTACCTGAACCTGGATCACTGGGAGCTGGTGCACCCGACCCCCGGACAGATCGTGCAGGTCTACAGCACGCAGCAGAATACGGCGAAGGCGCAGTTCATCTTCGGTGCGCCGGAGCAGCTGCCCGAGCGCGGCGATATCGCCGCCCAGCAGCGAGTCGTGGCCGAGGCCTTCGCCGATGCCGGCTGGGAAACGCAGAACCTGCTGCGCCTGATGGCGCAGTCCCCGGACTTCTACTTCGACTCGGTCAGCCAGATCCACCTGGAGCGCTGGTCGAGCGGCCGCGCCGCCCTGGTAGGCGACGCCGCCTACAGCCCGTCCCCCCTGTCGGGTCAGGGCACCAGCATGGCCCTGGTCGGCGCGTATGTCCTTGCCGCAGAGCTCAATGCGGCCCACGGCGACCACACCGTCGCCTTCGACGCCTACCAGACCCGCATGAGCGAATACGTGAACCTGAACCTCACCCTCGGCTGGACCAATGCCAAGCAGATGGTCGCCGCCGACAAGCGTGCCCTGAAGATCCATATCACCGCCGTGCGCGTCATGCGCCGCCTCCCCTGGAAGGGCATGGCCCTGCGCTCGATCATGAAGCCGTTGAACCACGCTTCGAATGCAATCGCCCTGGAGCAGTACGTTCCCACTACCCAGCACGCTGCCTGA
- a CDS encoding FAD-dependent monooxygenase, giving the protein MSEVPRSEFVAAKGNGPDALFTNKTVLISGASVAGPALAYWLQRYGFTVTVVEEAPALREGGYKVDIRGAAMQVIDRMGLLPEVGRASTAMRGGDWVDGSGKTLATLGPDLIGLRGPGDDEVLRGDLARILFDATKGEVQYLFGDSILDLTEEAAGVTVRFRHADPRVFDLVIGADGMHSTVRRSIFGPEEQFAKHTGMAACVISVPNYLNLDHWELVHPTPGQIVQVYSTQENTAKAQFIFGAPEQLPERGDIAAQQRVVAEAFADAGWETQNLLRLMAESPDFYFDSVSQIHLERWSSGRVALVGDAAYSPSPLSGQGTSMALVGAYVLAGELNAANGDYTIAFDAYQTRMSEYVDLNLTLGWTNAKQMVAADKRGLKIQTTALRVMRRLPWKGMALRSIMKPLNHASNAIKLEQYAPAAQTAA; this is encoded by the coding sequence ATGTCTGAAGTACCACGGTCGGAGTTCGTCGCGGCGAAGGGCAATGGCCCTGATGCGTTGTTCACCAATAAGACGGTTCTCATCTCCGGCGCCAGCGTGGCCGGTCCCGCTCTGGCCTACTGGCTGCAGCGTTACGGCTTCACCGTCACGGTCGTCGAGGAAGCCCCGGCTCTGCGGGAGGGCGGCTACAAGGTCGATATTCGCGGCGCTGCCATGCAGGTCATCGACCGCATGGGTCTGCTGCCGGAGGTCGGGCGCGCTTCCACCGCCATGCGCGGCGGGGACTGGGTCGACGGGTCCGGCAAGACCCTGGCGACCCTGGGCCCGGACCTGATCGGGTTGCGCGGCCCCGGCGATGACGAGGTGCTGCGCGGGGATCTGGCTCGAATCCTGTTCGACGCCACCAAGGGTGAGGTGCAGTACCTGTTCGGTGATTCGATCCTCGACCTGACCGAGGAGGCTGCTGGTGTGACGGTGCGTTTCCGGCATGCCGACCCGCGGGTGTTCGATTTGGTGATCGGTGCGGATGGTATGCATTCTACGGTGCGCCGCAGCATCTTCGGCCCGGAGGAGCAGTTCGCCAAGCACACCGGCATGGCCGCCTGCGTGATCTCGGTGCCCAATTACCTGAACCTCGACCATTGGGAGTTGGTGCACCCGACTCCCGGACAGATCGTGCAGGTGTACAGCACGCAGGAGAATACGGCGAAGGCGCAGTTCATCTTCGGTGCGCCGGAGCAGTTGCCCGAGCGTGGCGATATCGCCGCCCAGCAGCGAGTGGTTGCGGAGGCTTTTGCCGATGCCGGTTGGGAAACGCAGAACCTGCTGCGCTTGATGGCGGAGTCCCCGGATTTCTACTTTGATTCGGTCAGCCAGATTCACCTGGAGCGCTGGTCGAGCGGCCGGGTCGCCCTGGTGGGCGATGCCGCTTACAGCCCGTCCCCGCTGTCGGGTCAGGGCACCAGCATGGCTCTGGTCGGGGCGTATGTCCTTGCCGGAGAGCTGAATGCGGCTAACGGCGACTACACGATCGCTTTCGACGCCTACCAGACCCGCATGAGCGAGTACGTGGATCTGAACCTGACTCTGGGCTGGACCAATGCCAAGCAGATGGTCGCCGCCGACAAGCGTGGCCTCAAGATCCAAACCACGGCCCTGCGTGTCATGCGCCGCCTGCCGTGGAAGGGCATGGCCCTGCGCTCGATCATGAAGCCCCTCAACCACGCCTCGAATGCGATCAAGCTCGAGCAGTACGCCCCCGCCGCCCAAACCGCCGCCTGA
- a CDS encoding serine hydrolase domain-containing protein, whose protein sequence is MSEVALSEFVAAKAEEFGLPGVAVGVWVDGAEVFATHGVTSLENPLPVDRDTVFVLGSVSKTYTATALMGLVAEGRVELDAPVRRYIPEFTLPDEQAAADITVLNLLNHTAGMDWRQDVNTGEGDDALAAYAAKMADFQLIGKPGERASYSQAGFDLAGRIIEKVTGQTFEQAITSLVLEPLGMTHSFYFRDDVMTRRFAVGHNLGEDGTLTVVRPWSHARQDNPGGGLASSVADQLRWARFHLGDGTNEDGTQVIGAHALAQMKQQTVELRASTLGDGFGVCWFLKEIGGVQTIGHGGSAMGQFADLLIVPERNFAIVVTSNAGPDAGMAFNRTVVKWALEHYLDVVEKDPEPLPFDEARASEVAGAYENDLMTITIGAVNAGLTIECKIKPEVRAAADTELPPDMPVADLGLLPSDEYIVTSGGLQGQRGFFSRNPDGTILGADLAGRLFTRVSA, encoded by the coding sequence ATGTCTGAAGTAGCACTGTCGGAGTTCGTCGCGGCGAAGGCAGAAGAATTCGGCCTTCCGGGTGTCGCCGTCGGCGTGTGGGTAGATGGCGCAGAGGTTTTCGCCACCCACGGCGTGACCAGCCTCGAGAACCCGCTTCCGGTCGATCGGGACACCGTTTTCGTGCTCGGCTCGGTGAGTAAGACCTACACGGCCACGGCCCTGATGGGTTTGGTTGCGGAAGGCCGGGTCGAGCTGGACGCCCCTGTGCGTCGCTACATCCCCGAATTCACTCTGCCCGACGAGCAGGCCGCAGCTGACATCACGGTACTGAACCTGCTCAACCACACCGCAGGCATGGACTGGCGGCAAGACGTCAATACCGGCGAAGGCGACGACGCCTTGGCGGCCTACGCCGCCAAAATGGCCGACTTCCAGCTGATCGGCAAACCGGGCGAACGCGCGTCCTACAGCCAGGCCGGGTTCGACCTGGCCGGCCGGATCATCGAAAAGGTCACCGGTCAGACCTTCGAGCAGGCCATCACATCGCTGGTGCTCGAACCGCTCGGGATGACGCACAGCTTCTACTTCCGCGACGACGTCATGACCCGCCGGTTTGCGGTGGGCCACAACCTCGGTGAGGACGGCACTCTCACGGTGGTGCGTCCGTGGAGCCATGCACGCCAAGACAACCCCGGCGGCGGTCTGGCATCCTCGGTCGCCGACCAGTTGCGTTGGGCCCGGTTTCATCTCGGTGACGGGACCAACGAGGACGGCACGCAGGTGATCGGCGCCCACGCGCTGGCGCAGATGAAGCAGCAGACAGTCGAGCTGCGCGCCAGCACATTAGGCGACGGCTTCGGTGTCTGCTGGTTTCTCAAGGAAATCGGTGGCGTCCAGACCATCGGCCACGGCGGCTCGGCCATGGGCCAATTCGCCGATCTGCTCATCGTGCCCGAGCGAAACTTCGCCATCGTCGTCACCTCGAACGCCGGCCCCGACGCAGGCATGGCCTTCAACCGGACCGTGGTCAAGTGGGCCCTCGAGCACTACCTGGACGTCGTCGAGAAGGACCCGGAGCCGCTGCCCTTCGACGAAGCGCGAGCATCTGAAGTCGCCGGAGCCTATGAAAATGACCTCATGACCATCACCATCGGAGCGGTAAATGCCGGGCTCACCATCGAATGCAAGATCAAGCCGGAAGTTCGCGCGGCCGCTGACACCGAGTTGCCCCCGGACATGCCGGTAGCCGATCTCGGCCTGCTGCCCTCCGACGAGTACATCGTCACCAGCGGCGGTCTCCAAGGCCAGCGCGGCTTCTTCAGCCGTAACCCAGACGGCACCATCCTCGGTGCCGACCTAGCCGGCCGCCTCTTCACCAGAGTCTCCGCCTAA
- a CDS encoding acyl-CoA thioesterase produces the protein MTSSVHRFLVKPNDSGIAGLVDGGKLLEWIDKVGYAAAAQWSGCYCVTAYVGNIHLDRPIAVGELVELHANLVHTGRTSMHILVTVYSTDPTRVKPVQTSQCLMIFVAMDDERRSVEVPQWIPATILEQQRNRQARARISVRRHIEEAMAAQHYTTAGTAPSATLRFLAAPSDINWGGRVHGGRTMQWIDEAAYVCGAAWAGQHVITSYFGGIRFYRPIVIGHVVEVTARLIYTGPRSMHMSVHVTSTDTHSDQPALSAHGLAVVVALATDGKAQAIRPWEPLSDEDRALDEHARLLVELRSAVAPFTPSSAMPPDTEPSYLRIPDLSPRPANRI, from the coding sequence GTGACCAGCTCAGTTCATCGATTTCTCGTCAAACCAAATGATTCCGGCATCGCAGGGCTGGTTGACGGCGGCAAGCTCCTGGAGTGGATCGACAAGGTCGGTTATGCGGCCGCGGCCCAGTGGAGCGGCTGCTACTGCGTTACCGCGTATGTCGGCAATATCCACCTCGATCGGCCGATCGCTGTCGGTGAACTGGTCGAGCTGCACGCGAACCTGGTGCACACCGGCCGCACCAGCATGCATATCTTGGTCACCGTCTACTCGACAGACCCGACACGGGTGAAACCTGTCCAGACGTCCCAGTGCCTGATGATTTTCGTCGCGATGGACGACGAACGCCGCTCCGTCGAAGTCCCGCAATGGATTCCGGCGACCATCCTCGAGCAGCAGCGAAACCGGCAAGCACGGGCACGGATTTCGGTGCGCCGGCACATCGAGGAAGCAATGGCCGCACAGCATTACACGACCGCGGGCACCGCACCGAGCGCCACCCTGCGCTTCTTGGCCGCGCCGTCGGATATCAATTGGGGCGGACGGGTACACGGGGGTCGGACCATGCAATGGATCGACGAAGCCGCGTACGTCTGTGGAGCCGCCTGGGCCGGACAGCATGTCATCACTTCCTATTTCGGTGGAATCCGCTTCTATCGGCCGATCGTCATCGGTCATGTGGTCGAGGTGACCGCACGGCTGATCTATACCGGCCCGCGCAGCATGCACATGAGCGTGCACGTGACTTCCACCGACACACACTCCGATCAGCCCGCGCTCTCAGCGCACGGACTCGCGGTGGTGGTGGCGCTCGCCACCGACGGAAAAGCGCAGGCGATCCGACCCTGGGAGCCGCTGTCCGATGAAGACCGCGCACTCGACGAACACGCGCGCCTCCTCGTCGAATTGCGTTCAGCGGTCGCACCTTTCACCCCTTCGAGCGCCATGCCGCCGGACACGGAACCTAGCTACCTCCGCATACCGGATCTTTCCCCGCGCCCAGCCAACCGGATCTAA